From Coffea arabica cultivar ET-39 chromosome 10e, Coffea Arabica ET-39 HiFi, whole genome shotgun sequence, one genomic window encodes:
- the LOC140015203 gene encoding uncharacterized protein, translating to MKAKIIIHGSYKEQYQRLWDYCDELLKCNPGSTVYMETELDEDIGRERFQRLYVCFGALKRGYKSACRPVIRVDGCHLRGPHPGVLLTTVGIDPNDCLYPIAYAVVEAENKMSWKWFVEFLKYDLEIYDQRKWTLISDRQKGLGTAIHEVLPEIEHRHCVRHLHNNFKKLHPGLALKERFWTCARSSYMTWFENQMESLKEYDGKAWKWLIENTSPCHWSRSHFRTTPKCDILLNNLC from the exons ATGAAAGCAAAGATCATAATCCATGGGAGCTATAAAGAACAATATCAAAGGCTTTGGGATTATTGTGACGAGCTGCTAAAATGTAATCCGGGTTCCACTGTGTACATGGAGACAGAGTTAGATGAAGACATTGGGAGAGAGAGATTCCAAAGGTTGTATGTCTGCTTTGGGGCACTAAAAAGAGGATATAAGTCTGCATGTAGGCCCGTCATTAGAGTGGATGGCTGCCATTTACGAGGTCCACACCCCGGAGTGCTACTGACAACTGTTGGAATTGATCCAAATGATTGCCTGTATCCCATTGCTTATGCAGTAGTAGAGGCTGAAAACAAAATGTCTTGGAAGTGGTTCGTCGAATTTTTGAAGTACGACTTGGAAATTTATGACCAAAGAAAGTGGACACTTATTAGTGATAGACAAAAG GGTTTAGGGACTGCAATTCATGAAGTGCTTCCAGAAATTGAGCATAGACACTGTGTTAGGCACCTCCAcaacaacttcaaaaagttgCACCCGGGCTTGGCATTGAAGGAGAGATTTTGGACTTGTGCTCGGTCGTCCTACATGACATGGTTTGAAAATCagatggagagtttgaaggAATATGATGGAAAAGCATGGAAATGGCTAATTGAAAACACATCACCTTGTCATTGGTCAAGATCACACTTTCGGACCACACCAAAGTGCGATATTCTGCTCAACAATTTGTGCTAG